The Sporomusaceae bacterium DNA segment ATCCCACGCCCAGGCGGTGGACGAGGGCAAGGGGGATCCGCTGATATACCCTTACCACGACTATCTCTTCCGGGCTTTTATGGAATGGTGGGACAGGGCTACCCCCGAGGACATCCTCTGCTGGTACGCGGCCGGCGAGCTGGAAACGCGGCTGGGCTGCGAAGACGGCCTTACCGCCCGCCTCTTCCCGACGGCCGCGGAATTCATCGCCGACCTCGAAAAATGGTGGCGGCTTTACACCGGCATGGCGGTGGCCAAGCGAATCCAGGCGCCGCCGGTGCTCGCCATCAGCCGCCGGGTCTACGGCTTCGACCACCGCGAAGCCCAGAACGGACCTTACTTCACTGCCAGGTACCATAAACTCAAAGAAAAACTCCTTGCCGTAACATGAGGGAGTCCAAACCCATATTGGGAGGATTAACGCAAAATGTATCTCGACAACGCCGAAGGCATGGTCTTCCGCCCCCCTTCCGAAGCCAACAGCCTCATCCTCAGAGTGACCATCGGTTGTTCCCATAACGCATGCTCCTTCTGCGGCATGTACCGCGAAGTGCAATTCCGGTCCCGTCCCGAGGAAGAAGTGACGGCGCTCATCGACACGGCGGCCCGCCACTGGCCGGAAACGCGGCGCATATTCCTGGCCGACGGCAACGCTCTCGTGCTGAAAACCGACCGCCTGCTAGCCATTCTCGCCAAACTGCGGGCTTCTTTCCCCAAGCTCGCCCGCGTGACCTGCTACGGCGGCCCCAAAGATATCCTGCGCAAGACGCCCGACGAACTGGCTGCCCTCAAGGCGGCCGGCCTGCAGATCATCTACCTCGGCGTCGAAAGCGGCGACGACGAAGTGCTCACCCGGGTCTCCAAAGGCGGCACCGCCGCCGAGATGATCGACGCCGGACGCCGGGTCTTAGCGGCCGGCATCAAGCTGTCGGTCATGGTCATCCTCGGTCTGGGCGGCGCCGAGCGCAGCCGCGAACACGCTCTCGGCACAGCCCGGGTAGTGAGCGCAATCAGCCCTACGATGCTCAGCGCCCTCACCCTCATGCTCCATGACGGCACCCCACTCAGGGCCGCGGCCGACCGGGGCGACTTCCACCCCCTCTCCCCCCTCGGCCTGCTGCAGGAACTCAAACTGATGGTGGAGCATGTCGACGTAGCCAGCCCCTGCATCTTCCGCAGCAACCACGTCTCTAACTTTCTGCCTCTCGCAGGAACGCTGCCCCACGACAAAGCCCAGTTGCTTGTCGACATCGACGAAGTGCTTGAAGTCTTCAAGAACAGAACGACGCCCACTTACAACAATACAGGCTCATTCTAAGCAGCGAAAAAGCCGCCCTCAAGGCGGCTTTTGACTTCGACGCGATCATTTCCTCAACGGCGCAGCAGGCTGGCAATGAACCATACCAGGCCGACGGCGGCGAAAAAGAGGAAGAACATCGGCAGGACGACGAACACGACTACGGCGACGACGGCCAGGAGAACGAGCTTGGTCAGCAGGCTCGACTTGCCGCCGAAGGAAACATGGCGAACATAGACTCGCTGGCGCTGTCCGGCGTTATCATATCGGTCCCGGCGCTCATCCTCCGGTCCGTCGTCCAGAGTAACCCCCTGGAAATTTTCGCGCTCAGCCGGAGTGAGCACCTTGACCTGGGCTTCGCTGTCCCGGCAATACGGGCAGCCGGTTTCATGCGACGCAGTATCCCGGCCGCAAGTCGGACATTTCATCATACTCCCTCCCGTCAGGACATGAATAAGGAATACACGAACCCCTCTTCATTGAGATAACGGGGATCGAATTTCGTCAGATCGAGTACCCGGAAAATCTTATCGCGGTTGGCGTAAACGCTGGAGGTCGATACGTCGAAATCGGCGGCCAGTTGTTCGGCCGATATCCCCTGGGGAGAATTGATCTGGGCGTACGCGTACACGACTGCGGCCGCCCAGGCTCCGGGCTTGCGGATCGCGTTGACCGCCAGTTGGCTGAAATCGTGCCATAGCCGCCGGGCGAGGTCGAGATCGTGCTTTGAAAAGCCATATTCCGGCATCAGTTTCGTAAACAGGCGGCTCACTCGCGTATCAGGCGCCCGCGTGACGACGATCGGCGGAAACTTGCGCTCCAGTTGGGCGAAAGGGGTAACGTTGACCTTAGCGAGCGTAATGAGCGAGTCGACGGTGTGGCGGAAAGCCAGAGCGTGGCGGTCGAAGAAATCCTCCCAACTGGCGCCGGGTTGCTGAATATCGAAAATCGCCTTCTGGTGCTGCGCTTCTTCCTTGATGCGGCGGCGGAGGTTTGGGCTCAGCTCGACACTGGTGATATAGTTTACCATGACAGTGTCGCGGGCAAAGACATGCCCGAAAAAAAGCAGCTTCTTCATCGTCTTATAGTCGAATTCGGGATGGGGAAGGCGAAACTTTTCGTCGGTGAACACATTAGTGCACTCCACCCATTCCGACGACAAGACGCGATGGACGGTGAATACTGTGAAGCGGGCGTTGAGAAGCTCATCCATTATCTGGCGTTCCTCGTCGCTGAACACGTCCATGTGGGCCGCGGCGAAATGTCTGAGCGGCGTATCGTCGCTCGCCAGGAGGCGGTAGTCGAACAGGAAAAAATCCCAAAATTCCTGCCAAAACAGGTTGAATTCCCCCGGCTCGGTATCGGGCAGGGTGCTCAGCGGACCGGCAAACAGAAAAAGAGCCCGCTGAAAGTCGTCATTGAACTCCTTGCGCTGAAAAAAAGCCCCCAGCTTAAGCATCAGCCCCTCGACAATATCGTTCACAACCTGATCGAGTTCTTCGCTGAGGGTGTCTACCGCTTTGCGCATAGCCGAGTTGCGGTCATCCAGCTTGATCTTCTTGCCGCCGGCGATTTCCTCGGCCGCCTGCTCCAGCCCGCTGGTGTCGGTCACCAGTTTTTTTAGGGCGAGAAAGCGATAAAAATCGATCAAGACGTTGAAAAACCGCCGCACGGGTTTCAGCGTCGCTTTGAAACCTTTGACATGGACCGCCAGCCACTGGATCACCCGGCTGTACTCCTTGCGGGGGATATCCTCGATGTCGGCGGCCTCGGTATGGTCAAGGTAAAGGAAAAACATCCGGAGATTGGTCCAGATCTCCCGGAGACCGTCGTCTCCGGCGCCTCCCCACGCCTTCTGGCGCAGGAAGCCTTCCACCCAGTCGCGCCTTACCGCCGGACTGTTGGCCATTTCCTCCTCGAAAAAGTGTTTTACCTCGTCATAGACGTTTTTCATCAGGTGAACTTTCTCCTTACGCAAAGGCTAGACTCATTATACCACTTCATAGATAAGGCCGCTAGCAGCGACCTGCCCTGTCAGACGATCGCCTTCTTCGGCGCCTGGCGTTCATCCCATATATTCGCAAATCCATAAAACAAAATTCGCCTGGAAGCCAATCCAGGCGAAGCGGAGTCGACCGACACTACATTTCCGGCCAATCAATAATCTTCTCTTGCGGCAAGCATTCAGTTTTAACTAGTGACGGGCGTTTCTGCTAAAGCAATCGCTGCAATATACGGGCCGGTCGCCGCTGGGGCGGAAGGGTACCTGTGTTTCCCGGCCGCACTCCGCACAGGTAGCCGGATGCATCTCACGTCGCTGAAAGCCACCGCCACCGCGGCTATAGCCCCCACCGGGGTTCTGTTGCTTGCGGGCTGCCCGGCAATCGGGGCAACGGCCGGGTTCATTTGTGAAGCCCTTTTCGGCAAAGAAGTCTTGTTCAGATGCGCTGAAAGTAAATTCTCTATCGCAATCTCGGCAGGTTAGCGTTTTGTCTTGGGCCATAGTATTACCTCCCAGAAATAAATAAATTGCCTTTCTCATGTCTATATTATTGACATACGTCGCAACACAGATACCTTGCAGATAATGGGCAAAGCCGCATTGAGCCTTTTATGCGGCCAACGCAAGGAAAAGAATTTGCATTGCACTAGTTAGTGTGCTAGCATAAGTATATAGCCTGTGGTGCACGTCATCTTTAATCCTGAGCTTCCCATGTTTTCGTAAATTTGCGGATTTACCTAACGGTAAGTCCCTTTTTTGTAGCAGCCTGTCCACTCCGCCCTGGCAGCCTACGATGCCTGGCGCTCCCCAGAATACCGTGCCAATGGCCTGTGCAGACTAAGGGCGGAACAGTAACTAAAAAACAAAGGGGTATCATAAATGTCCCACGATTTTTTGACGCTGGGCATCCGGCGGGAAGTAAACGGTTTTCTGCAGCAAATGGGAATTACCGAGCCTACGCCGATTCAAACAAAAGCAATTCCCGTGGCGATGGCGGGAAAAGACCTTGTTGCTCAGGCGCAGACGGGTACGGGAAAGACACTGGCTTTCTTATTGCCTATTATGGAAAGCATTGAGCCTAACAAGCCCTATGTTCAGGCCTTAATCGTCACCCCTACCAGAGAACTGGCGCTGCAGATTACCAAAGAAGCCAAGAAACTGGGCGATAAGTTTGCTGTTGATGTCCAGGCTTTATTTGGCGGCCATACCTTAGAGAAACAGATTAACCAGCTAAAAAGCCCCCCGCACATTGTAGTAGGTACGCCGGGCCGTTTGCTGGATCTTATCCGCCGCAAAAAGCTCAGCCTTGCCGGAGTGTCCAAGCTTGTGCTGGATGAAGCGGATCAAATGCTCCATATGGGCTTCTTGGATGATGTCGAAGAAATCATTAACCAAACCGCCAACAAGCACCAAACAATGTTATTTTCGGCGACAATACCGCCGAAAATCCGTTCACTGGCTGCGCGGTATATGGGAAAAGCTGTCGATATCCGTGTTCAGACCCCTAATGTGACGCTGGACGAAATCAAGCAGATTATTGTGGAGACAACCCAGGAAGAAAAACTTGACAGACTTTGCAGTATGATAGATGAATATCGCCCTTATCTGGCGATGGTTTTTTGCCACACAAAGCAGCGCGCCATATCTCTTAACATCGCGCTTGCTCAGCGCGGCTACGAAGTGGACGAGCTTCACGGCGATCTGTCTCAGGCGAAGCGCGAGCAAGTGATGAAGCGGTTCCGGGAGGCAAAGCTGCAAATACTGGTTGTAACGGACATAGCCGCCAGGGGTCTCGACATCGAGGGCGTTACCCACATCTTTAACTACGATATCCCTCATGACACCGAATCTTATATCCACCGCATCGGCAGAACAGGCCGCGCTGGACAGACCGGTACAGCTGTGACATTCGTCGTCCCGGGAGAACATTCATACCTGCGTATAATCGAGCAAGGCATCCGGGCCTCAATTAAAAGGCAAAAATCCAAGGAAACAAAAGGCGCTGTAGATAACGAGACTATTGATGGCCAAGCGACCGCGAGGAAGTCCCCCCTGTCTCCTCCGGCCAGGAAAAAACAGCTAGCTGCCAAAAATACTCCCGCCCATGGCGGAAGTAACCTGCGAAGCCGCCGCAAGCCTAAAAC contains these protein-coding regions:
- a CDS encoding radical SAM protein → MYLDNAEGMVFRPPSEANSLILRVTIGCSHNACSFCGMYREVQFRSRPEEEVTALIDTAARHWPETRRIFLADGNALVLKTDRLLAILAKLRASFPKLARVTCYGGPKDILRKTPDELAALKAAGLQIIYLGVESGDDEVLTRVSKGGTAAEMIDAGRRVLAAGIKLSVMVILGLGGAERSREHALGTARVVSAISPTMLSALTLMLHDGTPLRAAADRGDFHPLSPLGLLQELKLMVEHVDVASPCIFRSNHVSNFLPLAGTLPHDKAQLLVDIDEVLEVFKNRTTPTYNNTGSF
- a CDS encoding zinc-ribbon domain containing protein; translation: MAQDKTLTCRDCDREFTFSASEQDFFAEKGFTNEPGRCPDCRAARKQQNPGGGYSRGGGGFQRREMHPATCAECGRETQVPFRPSGDRPVYCSDCFSRNARH
- a CDS encoding DEAD/DEAH box helicase, with amino-acid sequence MSHDFLTLGIRREVNGFLQQMGITEPTPIQTKAIPVAMAGKDLVAQAQTGTGKTLAFLLPIMESIEPNKPYVQALIVTPTRELALQITKEAKKLGDKFAVDVQALFGGHTLEKQINQLKSPPHIVVGTPGRLLDLIRRKKLSLAGVSKLVLDEADQMLHMGFLDDVEEIINQTANKHQTMLFSATIPPKIRSLAARYMGKAVDIRVQTPNVTLDEIKQIIVETTQEEKLDRLCSMIDEYRPYLAMVFCHTKQRAISLNIALAQRGYEVDELHGDLSQAKREQVMKRFREAKLQILVVTDIAARGLDIEGVTHIFNYDIPHDTESYIHRIGRTGRAGQTGTAVTFVVPGEHSYLRIIEQGIRASIKRQKSKETKGAVDNETIDGQATARKSPLSPPARKKQLAAKNTPAHGGSNLRSRRKPKTDESSPPPSHRGAKGRPARRGRPS